The Actinoplanes sp. N902-109 genomic interval ATCACCCGCGGGCGGAGATCAGCGGGACCGCCAGCGACCTGTTGCTGACGCTGATGGGTCGCGTGGAACCAGACATTTTGCCCGTCACCGGTGATCCACGCCTGGTTTCTGCCCTGCGTACGGGCTGAGAACCCGCTTCCGAGAGCGGTTCCGCAACTTCCGGAGGGTTCCCGGGAAGGTGAATAGCCGTACGCTGGACCGGTTAAGTTCGCGGCCCCGGGCCGGTCGGAACGGACCGGTGGCGGTGGCCTTCACGCAGGGAGCGGTGACGCATGACGGCAACCGTCGAGGTGGAATCCAGCGGCGAGCCACAAGCCACGGGGGTGCGGTTCCCGGAGGGCTTCGTCTGGGGCGCGGCGACCGCGTCGTACCAGATCGAGGGGGCGGCGACCGAGGACGGTCGCGGCCCCTCCATCTGGGACACGTTCAGCCGTACGCCGGGACGGGTGCACGCCGGGCACACCGGGGACGTGGCGTGCGACCACTACCACCGTTACGTCGACGACGTGGCCATGATGGCCGGCCTGGGGCTGCGGGCCTACCGGTTCTCCATCGCGTGGCCGCGCGTCCAGCCCGACGGCACCGGCCCGGTCAACACCCGTGGCCTGGACTTCTACGACCGGCTGGTGGACGAGCTGATCGGCAAGGGCATCGACCCGGTCGTCACGCTCTACCACTGGGACCTGCCGCAGACGCTGCAGGACCGCGGCGGCTGGACCAACCGGGAGACCGCCGAGGCCTTCGCCGACTACGCGCAGATCGTCTACGCCCGGCTCGGCGACCGGGTGAAGACGTGGACCACCCTCAACGAGCCGTGGTGCTCGGCCTACCTGGGCTACGGCAACGGGGTGCACGCGCCCGGCATCCAGGACCCGGCCTCGGCGCTCATCTCCGTGCACCACCTGCTGCTCGGGCACGGACTCGCGGCCCGGGCCCTGCGCTCGGCGGGCGCGCAGACGGTCAGCATCACGCTGAACCCGACCGCGGTCGCCCCGCTGGACCCGCAGAACCCCGCCGACATCGCCGCCGCGCGCATCGTCGACGGCGTGGGCAACCGGATCTTCCTCGAGCCGCTGTTCCGCGGGGCCTACCCGGACGACGTCCGCGAGATCATCGGCCGGTTCACCGACCTCTCGCACATCCGCGAGGGCGACGAGAAGATCATCAACGCACCGATCGACGTACTGGGCGTCAACTACTACACGCCCACGTACGTCTCCGCGCAGCCCGGCACGCCCGCGGCGCTGGACACCCCGGGCAGCGAGGGCATCGCGTTCCGCAAGCCGGTCGGGCCGATCACCGACATCGGCTGGCAGATCGAGCCGGCCGCGCTGACCCGGCTGCTCAACCGGCTGCACGACGACTACGGCGTACCGATGATGATCACCGAGAACGGCGCCGCCTACCCGGACGGCCCGTCGCCGGAGACCGGCGAGGTCAACGACACCGACCGGGTGGCGTATCTCGACTCGCACCTGCGCGCGTGCTTGGATGCCATTTCGCACGGAGTGGACCTTCGGGGATACTTCGCGTGGTCGTTGATGGACAACTTCGAGTGGGCCGAGGGTTACAACATGCGCTTCGGGCTGGTGCACGTGGACTACACCACCCAGGAGCGCCGGCCCAAGCAGAGCGCGAAGTGGTACAGCGAGGTCATCAAGCGCAACGGCCTGGGCGGCGGCACGGCCGCGGATGAGCGGTGATCGAGAGGTGAACTGATGGTGACGCGGGAGCGGCCCACGCTCGAAGCGGTGGCCCGGCGTGCCGGGGTGTCGCGCGCGACCGTCTCCCGCGTCGTCAACGGTTCCACCACCGTCGCGGTGGCCATCCGCGACGCGGTCAACCAGGCGGTCGAGGAGCTGGGCTACGTGCCCAACCAGGCCGCGCGGAGCCTGGTCACCCAGCGCACCGAGTCGATCGCGCTGATCCTGCCGGAGACGGCCAACCGGGTGTTCTCCGACGACCTGTTCTTCCCGGCGGTGATCCGCGGGGTGAGCGTCGAGCTGGAGGCGGCCGACAAGCAGCTGGTGCTGATGATGGCGGGCTCGGCGGCCAGCCACGACCGGGTCGAGCGGTACGCCATGGCCGGGCACGTCGACGGCGTCATGTTCGCCTCGATGCACGGCTCGGACCCGCTGCCGGACGCGCTGTTCCGGCTGGGCATCCCGGTGGTCTGCAGCGGCCGCCCGATGACCCCGACCGAGCTGCCGGTGCCGTACGTGGACGTCGACCATGTCGGCGGGGTGGCCGCGGCCGTGCGCCACCTGGTCCATATCGGGCGGCGGCGGATCGCCACGGTGGCCGGGCCGCAGGACATGATCGCCGGCGTCGACCGGCTCGCCGGCTATCGCATGACGCTGCGCGCGGCCGGGCTGACCGAGCACGTGACGGTCGGCGACTTCACCCGTGAGTCCGGCGTGCAGGCGATGCGCCGGCTGCTGGCCGCCGACCCCGGGCTCGACGCCGTGTTCGTGGCCTCGGACATGATGGCGCACGGGGCCCTGCAGGCGCTGAAGGAGGCCGGTCGCCGGGTGCCCGAGGACGTGGCGGTGATCGGCTTCGACGACGTGGAGATCAGCCGGCTCAGCGACCCGCCGCTGACCACGGTGCACCAGCCCATCGTGGACATGGGCCGCACGATGGCCCGGCAGATCCTGGGCCTGGTGGCCGACCGGCGCGACGTGCCACCGGCCGTGGTGCTGCCGACCGAGCTGGTGCTCAGAGCGACGGCGTGACCGGCACGGTGGTGATGCGGGTCGGCAGGCCGAACACCATGCGGGCGAGCAGCGCCGAGCCGGCCACCGCAGCCGGCATCAGCAGCACCGCACCCAGCGGGATCAGGAAGCACAGGAAGACCGCCACCCCGTAGCCGAGCGCCAGCGGCCGGCGGGCCCGCAGCTCCTCGCGGCGGTGCCGGAGCCGCTTGCCGCGCTTCTCGAACGGCACCCCGGTCAACTCCAGCGTCAGCAGCCAGCCGCCCACCACCGCACCGATCACCGGCACCACGGTCTGCCCCACCACGGGGATGAACCCGGCGGCGAACAACGGGATGCCGACCACCACGGACAGCCCGATGAGCCGCAACGAGTCCACCAGGCTGCGGCGCAGCGACTGCCACAGCGGCACCTCGACCTCGTCGGGTATCCCGCCGTAGCGGTGCTCGACCCGCCCGGAGATCTTCTCGTAGAACGGGTCGCCGATCAGCAGCGTGACCGCGGTGAAGGTGAGCACGCCGAGCAGCCCGGCCAGCCCCAGCACCGCGCCGCCGGCGACCACCCGGACCACGTCGCGCACACCCTCGGACCAGTCGTCGGCGAACCAGGTGACCGCCGCGGCCACGTCGTCGATGAACACGACCAGCGTGCTGATGGCAGCGGCATAGAGCAGGCCCGAGATCAACGCCGGCAGCAGACCCAGCCCGAGCAGCCGCGGTGAGCGGAGCACCAGGCCGAGACCGCGGCCCAGCAGACCGACGCCGGTGAAGAAGTCACGCACCATGATGCCCAGCCGAGAAGTGCTCACGGCTGGTGAGATTAGCGCTTCTGGACCAGCCCGCCGAGCTGGGACGGCTTCGGCTTGCCGCTGTCCGACGCGACCGGCGACGCACTCGGCCCGTCCGTGACCACCTCGGTGGGCGTGGGCACGGGCGGGATGGCGAGCGTGGGCTCGGGAACGGACGACACGGACGCCGACGGGGTGGCCTTGGACCGGGGCACCCGATGCGACGACCAGGGCCGCACCCGTTCGACCACGGCCACCGGCCGGGTCGAGGAACGGGCCGGCGAGGACGGCGCCGGCCCGCTCCCCGAGGTAGCCGCCGGGATCGAAGCCGCCGGGCCGGCGCCGGGTGCCGCGGTCACGGCCACCGGCGTGCTGCCGGGCGAGCCCAGCATCCAGCCGGTCGAGACAGCGAAAGGAAGCCCGAGCACCACGAGGCCGAGAAAGACTGTGAAGGGGGTGAGCCGCACGCGATGAACACCGGCGCACCCGGCGGATAAGTTACGGCGTGTTGAGGAACGTGGAGATTCGGTCCCGTAACTCCCGCCGGTTCGTCCACAGCACGGCAGGCCGGTCGTACACCTGCAGCTGCGCCCCCGGCAGCAGGCCGGCCACGCGCTCGGCCCATGAGACCGGGTGCAGCTCGTCCCCGTGACACCCGATGACCAGGGCCTTCCCCCGGTACGCCCGGAGCAGCCCGACATCCGCAACAGCGGGCTCCCGCCACAACGAGCCCAGCTCGGGCGCGAGCCCGTCACGCTGCAGCTGCTCGACCCGCTGGCGCAGGAAACTCCATCCGGTCGGGGTGTCCCGCACCGCCGGGGGCAGTTCCGGCTCGACTGCCTCGGCCACCGCCGCCGCCTCACCGGACTCGAGGGCCGCCAGCAGCCGGCTGAGCCGTTGCTCGGCGCTGCGGGGCCGGACGCCGTCGAGCGGCGCGGGCAGGTAGAGGACGATCCGTTCGAACCGGCCGGGATCCTCGGCCAGCAGCCGGCACAGCGCGGCCGCGCCCATGCTCACCCCGACCGCCCGGCTGGCGCCGGCGTGGTCGGCGACCGCGCGCAGGTCGGCGGCCAGGTCGGCGAAGCTCCACGGCCCGGGTGGCGCGCTGGACCGCCCGTGCCCACGGAAGTGGAAGAAGACCCGCCGGCCGGTCACCGCGCTGCCCAGCGGGCGGGTGCCGGCGATGTCCCCGGCCAGCCCGTGCGCGAACACGGTGACCGGGTCGCCGGTGCCGGTGATCAGCTGCTCGAGGCGTACCCCATGCGGGGTTTCGAGAAGGTGGGTGACCGGCGCCGGAAGGGTGGGCCGGCCGGTGCGCGGGGCGCTGGGTCCCGGGCCGGAATTCCGGGGGCCGCCGTCCGGGGGCGCCGGGCGGCGGAATCTCACCAGAAGCCCTTGCCGTCCGAGAGGTCGCGCAGCCCGGGCCGGACGTCGAGCAGGTAGATCAGCGCGGCGGCCACGCCGATCAGGCCGAAGATGCCGGTCGCCCCGCCGAGCAGGGTGAGCACCATGCAGACCGCGAGGATCGCCAGCCACGCGCCCTTGGGCAGGGTGCCGATGGCCTGGAACCCGTCGCCGCGCTGGGTGACGCAGTGGATGAACGCCACAGCCTGCACGACCATCGATCCGATGACGACGAGCACGTTGATGTAGTAGCGGACATCGTCGTAGAACAGCGGCGCGCTGGAGACCATGGCATCGAGTCTATGCCGCAGGCCCCGGCCGGTGCCGGGGCCCGCGGATCATGCAGCCGACCGAGGTCGGTTCCGTCGCGGACGAAGCCCCTTACTCGGCGGGCTTGGTGGCCGGGCGGGTGGTGCGCTTGCGCGGCTTGGCGGCCGGCGCCGGGGCAGCCTCGGCGGTGAGTTCGGCGGTCGGCTCCTCGGTCAGCTCCATGTCGGCGTTCACCACGTCGGCCGCTTCGACCACACCGGTGCCGACCACGCGCTCGCCCCGGGCGACCAGCGCGGTGTAGACGGCCACCGCGCGCTCCTGGGCGACCTGCGCGAACGCGGCGGCGCTGGTGGCGGCGGTGTCGCGCAGCTTGGTGAAGTCGGTGGCGGTGGCGGTCTCCCGCAGCGATCCGGCGGTGGTGCTGGCCGTCTCGTTGGCCGTGCGCAGCGAGGCGGCGGCGCGGTCGCTCAGCTGGCTCACCACGGCGGGCAGCTTGCGCAGCTCCTGCCAGGCGAGGTCACCGGCGCCGGCGGCGGCGTAGAGGGGCGCGGGGATCCGGGTCTTGGTCTGCTCGGTCACGGTTTCTCCTCGGGCTGAGTGGTCTCGGGAGCGCTCTTGGTGGAAGGAGGCGGCGGCGCACCGCCGCTCTCGACGACCGCAACGTCCTCGACGACGGCCTTGAGCGCAGCGTCCTTGTCGGGCTCGACCGCCTGCTCCTCGGCGGCGGCCTGCTCGCGCAGCACCTCGCGCAGAGCCGCCTCCTCGTCGGGGACGTCGGCGTCGGGCGGTGCCTGGCGGGCGTTCTCGTTGCGGAACGTCTCGTAGATCTGGGTGAGCGACTGCTTCTGCGCCATCGTCAGCTCGGGATCGACGGCGATGGCGGCCAGCACACCCTGCTGCCCCTCGCCGTCGAGCAGGCCGGCCCGCAGGTACATCGCGGGCGTGGACACGCGCAGCGCGCTGGCCAGCTGCTGCAGCACCTCGGCGCTGGGCTTGCGCAAGCCCCGCTCGATCTGGCTCAGATAGGGATTGCTGACTCCCGCCCGGTCGGCGAGCTGCCGGAGCGAGATTTTTGCGGTCTGCCGCAGGTCACGGATGAACAACCCGATGTCCTGGGGCAGATCCTTGCCGGTGGCCATGACCCGACGGTAGCCCCGAGCGCTAACTCTTGCAAGCAAAACGCTAGCAAGAGTTAGCGTGAAGCGGCTCACCAGACCGCGCGGACCTCCCCGACCCGCTCGCCGCCGCCCAGGATCGGCTCGGTGGCCAGCTCGTCCAGCACCGGCGCGTCGACCCCCAGCTTGCGCAGCGCGGACACCAGCACCGGCATCCGCGCCCGCATCGCGCCATCGGAGATCTTGAGAGCCACCGCGCCCACCTCCGGGATCGCCACCGCCACGACACCCTCGGCACCGCCCTTGGCCAGCAGGCCCGGCACGCCGTGCATCAGCCGGGTGTCCTCGGCGCCCGTGCCGGCCACCAACTCGGGGTCGGCCCGCATGGTGTCGGCCACCAGCCGCTCGAACGACGTCGGCGGAGCCGCGACCAGCTTCTGGAAACCACGGGCGAGCGCGGTGAGCGAGAAGGCGAACACCGGCGCCCCACAGCCGTCCACCCCGGTCGCCGCGATCGGTTCGCCGACCAGTTCGGTGACCGTGTCGGCCAGCGCCACCTGCAACGGGTGCTTCGGGTCCCGATAGTCCTCCAGCGACCAGCCGTTCTGCACACAGGTGGCGAGCATGCCGGCGTGCTTGCCCGAGCAGTTCATCAGGATCCGCGACGGGCCGCCGCCGGCCCGCAGCACGAGGTCGCGTTCGCTCTCCAGCAGCGGCAACGACGTGACGCAGCGCAGCGCCTCCTCGGTCAGCCCGGCGGTGGCCAGGATGCGGCGCACACGTTCCACGTGGAACCGCTCCCCGTAATGGCTTCCGCTGATCAGGGCCAGGTCGGCCGGTTCTCCCGTACGCAACCCGCACCGCAGCATGCCCACCGTCTGCAGCGGCTTGTTGGACGAGCGCGGGAAGACCGGCCCGGTCACGTCGCCGGCCTCGGCCACCACCGCACCGGCCGCGTCCAGCACCACCACGGACCCGTCGTGCGCGCCTTCGGTGAACCCCGAGCGCACCACCTCGGCGAGGATCATCGGGCCGGCACCCCCAGCAGCTCACGGGCCTGGGCGGCGGTCAGCGGCGGGCGCTGGGCGAGCTGGGCGAACCCGACCGCGCGGGCCACCAGTTGCATGTTCGACTCCACCGCGCGGCCTTTCGCGTACGTGAGGGTGTCCTCCATGCCGACCCGCAGGTGGCCGCCGGCGGACAACGAAGCCAGCATGACCGGGATCGTGCTGCGCCCGATGCCAGTGGCCGAGAAGGTGGTGCCCGCCGGCAGGTCGCGGATGACCCGGTGACAGGCGACCAGGGCGTCGGCGGTGCCGGGCATGCCACCGGGCACCCCCATCACCAGGTCGACGTGGACGTGGCCGCCGAACGGCAACCCGTGCTTGTCCAGCAGCACCTGGAGCGTGGTGAGCTGACCGAGGTCGAAGATCTCGTACTCGGGGACGATGCCGCGCTCCTGCATCCGGGTGTGCAGGTCGACGATGAACTCCCAGCGGTTGAGGAACACGCCGTCGCCGAAGTTGACCGTGCCCATCGTGCAGGACGCCATCTCGGGGCCGGCGTCGAGCACGGCCAGCCGATCGGCCTCCGGATCGGTCACCGCGCCGCCGGAGGAGAGCTGCACGATCAACCCGGTGGACTCGCGCAGGGCGGCCACCGTGGCGCGCAGCCGGCCCTGGTCCAGGGTGGGCTCGGCCGCATCGTCGCGGATGTGGACGTGGACGACGGCGGCGCCCAGCGCCTCGCACTCCTTGGCGGTGGCCACGAGCTCGTCCAGGGTCACCGGCAGCGCTGGTGTGGCTGCCTTGCTGCTCTCGGCGCCGGTGGGCGCGACAGTGATCAGGGTCCCGGTCATAACCGAGATCCTGCCACGGCCGCCGGGTCAGCCCGCGTCGATGGCGGCGGCCGACTCCCCCACCGTGAGGTGAGCGTCCGCGGCGACGTTCTTCTTGAGCACGGCAAGCGCGATCATGCCGAGCTCGTGGTGGCGCACGGCCGTGCCGATGAAGCCGACCTCACGCCCGGCCAGCATGACCGGTGTGCCCTGGACCGGCGGCTGGTCGGTCGCGACGCCGTCGAGGTGCAGCAGCTCCAACCGGCGCGGCGGGCGGCCCAGGTGGTGCACCCGGGCGACCGTCTCTTGCCCGCGGTAGCAGCCCTTGTCGAGGTGGACGGCCGGGGC includes:
- a CDS encoding 3-keto-5-aminohexanoate cleavage protein → MTGTLITVAPTGAESSKAATPALPVTLDELVATAKECEALGAAVVHVHIRDDAAEPTLDQGRLRATVAALRESTGLIVQLSSGGAVTDPEADRLAVLDAGPEMASCTMGTVNFGDGVFLNRWEFIVDLHTRMQERGIVPEYEIFDLGQLTTLQVLLDKHGLPFGGHVHVDLVMGVPGGMPGTADALVACHRVIRDLPAGTTFSATGIGRSTIPVMLASLSAGGHLRVGMEDTLTYAKGRAVESNMQLVARAVGFAQLAQRPPLTAAQARELLGVPAR
- a CDS encoding GH1 family beta-glucosidase is translated as MTATVEVESSGEPQATGVRFPEGFVWGAATASYQIEGAATEDGRGPSIWDTFSRTPGRVHAGHTGDVACDHYHRYVDDVAMMAGLGLRAYRFSIAWPRVQPDGTGPVNTRGLDFYDRLVDELIGKGIDPVVTLYHWDLPQTLQDRGGWTNRETAEAFADYAQIVYARLGDRVKTWTTLNEPWCSAYLGYGNGVHAPGIQDPASALISVHHLLLGHGLAARALRSAGAQTVSITLNPTAVAPLDPQNPADIAAARIVDGVGNRIFLEPLFRGAYPDDVREIIGRFTDLSHIREGDEKIINAPIDVLGVNYYTPTYVSAQPGTPAALDTPGSEGIAFRKPVGPITDIGWQIEPAALTRLLNRLHDDYGVPMMITENGAAYPDGPSPETGEVNDTDRVAYLDSHLRACLDAISHGVDLRGYFAWSLMDNFEWAEGYNMRFGLVHVDYTTQERRPKQSAKWYSEVIKRNGLGGGTAADER
- a CDS encoding DUF2516 family protein, giving the protein MVSSAPLFYDDVRYYINVLVVIGSMVVQAVAFIHCVTQRGDGFQAIGTLPKGAWLAILAVCMVLTLLGGATGIFGLIGVAAALIYLLDVRPGLRDLSDGKGFW
- a CDS encoding helix-turn-helix domain-containing protein; this translates as MATGKDLPQDIGLFIRDLRQTAKISLRQLADRAGVSNPYLSQIERGLRKPSAEVLQQLASALRVSTPAMYLRAGLLDGEGQQGVLAAIAVDPELTMAQKQSLTQIYETFRNENARQAPPDADVPDEEAALREVLREQAAAEEQAVEPDKDAALKAVVEDVAVVESGGAPPPPSTKSAPETTQPEEKP
- a CDS encoding EI24 domain-containing protein yields the protein MVRDFFTGVGLLGRGLGLVLRSPRLLGLGLLPALISGLLYAAAISTLVVFIDDVAAAVTWFADDWSEGVRDVVRVVAGGAVLGLAGLLGVLTFTAVTLLIGDPFYEKISGRVEHRYGGIPDEVEVPLWQSLRRSLVDSLRLIGLSVVVGIPLFAAGFIPVVGQTVVPVIGAVVGGWLLTLELTGVPFEKRGKRLRHRREELRARRPLALGYGVAVFLCFLIPLGAVLLMPAAVAGSALLARMVFGLPTRITTVPVTPSL
- a CDS encoding asparaginase, with the translated sequence MILAEVVRSGFTEGAHDGSVVVLDAAGAVVAEAGDVTGPVFPRSSNKPLQTVGMLRCGLRTGEPADLALISGSHYGERFHVERVRRILATAGLTEEALRCVTSLPLLESERDLVLRAGGGPSRILMNCSGKHAGMLATCVQNGWSLEDYRDPKHPLQVALADTVTELVGEPIAATGVDGCGAPVFAFSLTALARGFQKLVAAPPTSFERLVADTMRADPELVAGTGAEDTRLMHGVPGLLAKGGAEGVVAVAIPEVGAVALKISDGAMRARMPVLVSALRKLGVDAPVLDELATEPILGGGERVGEVRAVW
- a CDS encoding LacI family DNA-binding transcriptional regulator; this encodes MVTRERPTLEAVARRAGVSRATVSRVVNGSTTVAVAIRDAVNQAVEELGYVPNQAARSLVTQRTESIALILPETANRVFSDDLFFPAVIRGVSVELEAADKQLVLMMAGSAASHDRVERYAMAGHVDGVMFASMHGSDPLPDALFRLGIPVVCSGRPMTPTELPVPYVDVDHVGGVAAAVRHLVHIGRRRIATVAGPQDMIAGVDRLAGYRMTLRAAGLTEHVTVGDFTRESGVQAMRRLLAADPGLDAVFVASDMMAHGALQALKEAGRRVPEDVAVIGFDDVEISRLSDPPLTTVHQPIVDMGRTMARQILGLVADRRDVPPAVVLPTELVLRATA
- a CDS encoding alpha/beta fold hydrolase, with amino-acid sequence MRFRRPAPPDGGPRNSGPGPSAPRTGRPTLPAPVTHLLETPHGVRLEQLITGTGDPVTVFAHGLAGDIAGTRPLGSAVTGRRVFFHFRGHGRSSAPPGPWSFADLAADLRAVADHAGASRAVGVSMGAAALCRLLAEDPGRFERIVLYLPAPLDGVRPRSAEQRLSRLLAALESGEAAAVAEAVEPELPPAVRDTPTGWSFLRQRVEQLQRDGLAPELGSLWREPAVADVGLLRAYRGKALVIGCHGDELHPVSWAERVAGLLPGAQLQVYDRPAVLWTNRRELRDRISTFLNTP